The following nucleotide sequence is from Zingiber officinale cultivar Zhangliang chromosome 10A, Zo_v1.1, whole genome shotgun sequence.
TATTCGGTAATTTACTCGAACATTTCAAATCTCAGTGCGCAGATGTACCTGTATAACTGCATTATAAAATTCCTAGCTACAATGAcaaattattcaataatttaCCTAAGCATTTTAAATCCCAATTACAAATGTACTATATTGCATTTTCTTACAGTGGGACGAAAAATCTATTGCTCTTCTAAATTTAGAAGGATAGATATAAGGAGGAAGGCTATCCGTCTCTGAAATTAATTATTCAATAATTAATAAAATCCCAGCTACAGTGCTAAATTATtccaattttattatattttactttTACGGAAATAAAAAACCTATCGTTCATGCTTCTTTCTAAATTTTTCCCAATGCAGAAGTCTAGTAGTATTTTTTGATTACGCCTTTCACCAGAGAAAaaaattcttatatataaataggTCATAGCTAGAGTTTAAATTAGTGATAATTTAAATATCTTATCATGACACCATGACCCATAAGACTTTCAAATTTTCCCAATGAACATACAAAAGTAATTGTCAGTCTTCGGAATTAATTGAGGGTAAGACTAGATATAtctgtgatgcggtgatgatgagggtCCCATCCTGTtatcacggtggaggtcaaagtcaagatgatcaaTAGGTGGATGGTGTTAGTTGGTCGGACAAGGCATACTCCGACTGGGGCTCAAGCATCGACTGATCGTCTTCGACATATGAAATAATCAAACAGACGCTCAAGGGACGTGCAGAAGCTGAGCCGAACGGCTCCTTCGCTTTGCTTAACAGCAGACTCGACATCAGATGAACACGTCGACAGTGAACTGCGTGTTGAGCGACTATCCCACTCGGCCTAGCAATAGAGCATATGGACAGTGGGCTTCCTGtcgagcgactatcccgctcggcccgacaaCAGACGACACTTGGACAGTGGACTTTCAGCCGAGTGGCTAGTACGCTCGACGCGACAGTGAACTTTCAGTTGAACGAATATCCCGCACAGCGTGACAGTAAACAGCGCAAGAATAGCAGAATTCCGGCCGAGCAACCACTTCGCTTGTCCAAGCAACAaacacagcaggatatcttttgatatccttttgggagctagtgccgctaacaggcggcatggtcagatagAAGATCATACGACAAGAGCTTTCattatcacttcagagatatgctcggcccgttaaggtactgtgtcagggacatttTACTGACATATCTTTTCAGGAGAAGCTTTGTAATGCGTGCTCGCCTGGGGGAAGCATACACGCGCGCTTtcggggctctatataaaggggggtctaaGCATCCGCGGAGGTATGCTTCcagtagggatcctctggtccgcaaattgcggaccatGAGATGGTACACTACATGAGGACTCTTGATTTGGATGAATCCCACTTTTAAGTAGgtggggtccatccaaatcaaagtTCTAAAAAAGTGGATCATCCCCTGGTCCGTAATTTACGGACTAGAGGATTCGTGCTCGTATGTTTTATATGCGATTTTTACTGTTGCGCTACATGTCTCGTTACTTCTTGCTTCACTGGAGACTGACTTAAGTGTCGGAAGGTCATCGCCGGAGACTCTTTCCCTGACTCGACACTGACACTACTTATATTATAGGCGGGAGTAAAGTTCAGATCATAAGAAATCAGTAGAAACATCATATCTCTAATATCGATCTCCTCTCGGACAAAatcaatgataaaaaaaatactttcttCCGTAGAGTGTTGTTCTTCGTATTGACTTACTGTCAACTTGATTTCGGCAGATAAATTAAAGATGGCGTGGggagaaaaggaaattatttattaaatttaaaagagaacaattactttttaaaattattaaaaagtatgcctctttctttttaaatATGAAATGCGCAATTTAAATATCCTGGTAGAATCGGTTCAATGGCAAAAACGTTATTCGgcaaatttaattgatttttttcaacctaataaaaatagaaaattaaataaaaacatgatGACATCCAACTCAGCCCCGTTGGATCTTAATCGAACCAACAAAAATCCAACTCCGTTTCGAAAGCAAACAGGAAAGCGACGACGCAACATACGGAGCGCGTGATTAGGAAGGAAGTCTTCATCGATCATTATTAGTAACAATAATAATTTAGATACCGCTCAAATTTCCCGTTCACATGGGCCATTTAACGATCCAACCACTAGATTCCTTCCCGCGGCCCGTTCACACCTTGTCGGTCGGTTTCCGCGCCGCGGGCCCCCGACTGCCTATTCGTCCGTCGACGCTGACTTGGCGCTCGACGACCCAGTCCTCTGTTTGGTCCTTCCATTTCCCGATCAGTTTGACCATTTCCGATGGCGCCCCCCACCTTCTCTTACCTTCTCCGCCCACTGCTATTTCGCCTATAAATTCACCGCCTTTCCGTCGTTCTTATCCCTTCAGACGCTGTCCATTCAGTTCGAGCCCCGGAGAACACGAAACGAAAAAGAATTGAGAGATGGGCAATTGCATCGGTTTGCAGAAGCCGGTGACGTGGGTAgacgacggcgacggcgacgacGACTGGGGATTCGCGACGCGCAAGCTCTCAAGAAAGCATCAAGAGGGAGCGGCGACAGTTGACATTGAGGAGCAGGTGAATGCCGCGGCGAAGTCGACGGAGATCAGGATCAAGATCAGCAAGAAGCAACTGGAGGAGCTGCTGAAGCAGGTGGAGGCGGAGGGCTTGCCGCTGCTGCAAGTTCTCGCCGGCTTAGGCGAGGTCGAGAGGCATTGGAGGCCGAAGCTACAGAGCATACCGGAAGTAGCGGAGTAGAATGAGATCTGTTGTGTGATTATATGTGGCTCATCGTTTTCTCCATTTTAGCAAGTGTTTTGTGAATATGTATAAATCAGGAAGAAATATAGTGCAAAGATACATATAAACTTTTTagtgtttagatttttttttttaaatttagtggAATACTGATCACTAAGTTGAACACATAAAAACTATGCAGTGGAACTCAAAACCATCCGAAACACAATTGGATGCACAATCCATCACAATATGAACATTTTTACCAGTAATTTATtgctctttgttttcttttcttgatTAATACGTGCCTTGCAACTTTAATTGTTGGTACGTTTAGCCAATTCATGCTGATTAATACGTTTGGTAAAGGTCTCTGAAAAAAGCAACTATAATTATGAAGAATATATTCTCGAAAGGCCCTGTTGAACAGAAGTATGCATATACCACTTCAGGTATTGATATTGAACTGGGAAGATTTGTTGTACAATTGAGCATTTTAAGTAGCATATATCCCGTACGTCTTATACTCATCTCATTTCTTTATTCAGAGTTTTGCTCTGTTTTGGATATGTAGCTCTAAGCTGTAATTTACAAAAGCTATGAATGCATCTCCAATTCTACGCTACCATCTTTTAATCCAGCCAAAAAATGAAATTATAATTGAATTTCATCAAGTTGAACTTATCCTGTGCCACATGAGATAAATATCGGTATGGCTATCTACACACATCAAACGGTTTGCTTTTAGTACGATAATCTAAATTGATAGCTTTATATAGATGCTTTTTAGACGCGTGAAGCTTCTCATAAACGTCaaactgattttttttccttgctTCTCCTGGAAAGTTTCAGTTTATACTTTTTCCTTGATTATAATATATTAATAATTGTCATGTTACCTTTGGATTCCTTCCTTTGCATTACTATTCTTTCTTAAAGCATAAGACATTTTTTTAGTTGacatagtaattttttttaacattcttAGTCAACCGTTCATTGATAGAACAATTTAAATTGATGGGTTATAAATCGATCTTATATATCTTTGTTAACTCAAGATCCATTTTATTTGAATTGGAAGCCAACTCATTTAACAAACGAGTCAAAATTTATAACTGAATACAATCCGATCATATTGTAACTGATTTTTctcttttaattaaaatctttatatttatttattacttCTTAAATATTTCATGATTCATATTGATTAACGTTAAATAACTAGTTAAATATTTAGATATTAATAAATAAGGTAAAAATAAAAAAGGCATCCCATTATATCAAAATCATACAGATATTTTTAATCAAAAGGATTTCACCCTGTAAACCCTTAGTAAATTGACAAAGCTACCATCCAATACATTATTTGATATTATTAGCATCTTTATGTCCTGTCCTATTTTTTGGAAATGTGATAAATAAATAGTAAATCTATCAAAAGGGATCTACGCCGGCATCCTTTCATCAGCATATATCCTCTTGACCGTAATTTACTGTTTGAACCATACAAATTTGATAAGGATGGATCCCACCTATTAAATAGATGAGATCCATCATCATCAATGTAAAGACCGACCAAATAATGGAAGGTGAAAATAATGAAATTAGTAGAGAATGAAATCCTCACCCCCACCACTACAATGGAGTGATGGAATAATGGAAGGTGGAAGTAGTGGGGTTAGTGGAGGACTAAATTTTCACCCCCACCATTATAAATAACCTCACACTATCGGAGGGAAGGTTGGATTGTAAGAGAAGACGGGAACCTCGGTAGATTCGTGTTGTGCAAGGAAGAAGAGATCATCACTATAGCAACTTCAAAGTAAAGGGTAAGTAGACCTATTACGTAAATTCTGTAATTTTTTTAAGGCAATGGTCTTTTATTCCCTGTAATtaatttgttttacttctgaacaTTTCTGATTATTGATTTTTGTTATTTTCGTAATTTTAGGTACTAGGTTGATCATGAACTAAATGATAGGAATACGTATTCTGAACATGTCTGACATCTGATTTTTGACTTTTGTGATATTTTTGATCTCCGACCTCTCCTCTAGGAGAGATAATTCTAGAGGGCTAATATCAGTTAAGTCATGCGAAACATGATCCAATTTAAGTGTCAACGCGAACATCTGTGTCTAAATTCTGTTATTTTACTATTGTCTCTCAAGAATTTTAGTATTTGTGTGGTATCCCCACTTGCTGAGTGATTCCCAAATCACTCACCCCCTTACAACCCATTACAAATAAAGATGAAAGGGGCGTCGAGAATGAAAACGAGGATAGAGAACAAGCTGAGGACTAGAAATATATTGCAGCTACGAATTTCTTAATTTAGTTAGGAGGATATAATTTAATTTGTTAAGTAGTGAAAATATACTTTTGTATTaagtatataaaaattaattttatgtgATAATTACTATACTACTAAGACTTATTGCCTTCAAACTTTGAGTTGAAAGCAATATCGATATCAACCCCGATCGGTCCCGATCGTGGGTGTGACAATGGATATAATGATTCATCCTTAGACCGCAAATTACGGTCCAGATCCTGGCTGTCCTTTCACTTGCTCGATTGTTGATGCTCCTTATGACACGTACGACAATGAAGAGTCTTTCGGTTAGGAGCGGCCGTTTCTCGGCCATGCTTTCGGGCAGGATCACGGTGCAAAGACGCTTGACTTCTCATCCTTAGTGTAGCTGGAAACAATGTGACAAATTGGTTCAAAGACGCAAGCAAGAAGACGATTCATCCAAGAAGTGAAACACGAGAAGGAACGAGAAGTTAAGCGACTCAAGTAGTCACAATTGTCCTCGCTTCATCCATCAAACGCGGAATCGGGACAGTGCCTCATCCATCAACCGCAATTGTCCCTCCTACCAtagttgtttttccttttctaaaAAGAAGTCCCACTTTAATTCAAGTGTTTTCCCCAGTAAGAGACAATTACCTCTCATTTTATAATACCGATCAGGTACTTGAACTTGTTTGGATTTCAGTTAGTTGAACTTTTTTCGATTCAAAGACGATCTCATGTAATATCTTACACCCTTGCATGATCTAGAAgtgctgctcatgaagttcctgcTCTGGCCTTTGCATCGCATGTGTTGGGCACCACTCTCAGATATAAAtataaaacacacacacacaaactCTGATTCTTTTAACGGACGGAGTGCTGAGATTGTTTGGCATAATGCCATCAGAGTTCAAATTTGCATCAACTTAATTATATTTCTCCCTTTCAATTCATCTCTTGGTGCAAAACGTAGCTCAATCCATCTCCCAACCATCATTCCAAAAACCATGTCTCCATCATATCCAAGATATCGTATTTATTTTTTGGTCATTTCTCCTATTCTTTCTTTTTCCTGAGTGGGGATATCGATCAGCTTCTCGAGAGCTTTAAGGTTGGTGAGGTCGCTAAGTTAGTCGAGGTCGAAAGGAAGGAAACAAAAGAATGGCGGATTGTTTGTGCTTGTCAAAGGATGAGATGAAGAAGCCAACGATGGAGGAGAGGACGACGTTGAGGAAAAAGAGAttttggaggaagaagaaggcgctGAGAAAAGGGCACAATCTGGTTTCTCTGGTTAACAAGATGTCATTCAAATCAGGCAAGTCCTAATTTCCATTAATTTTCAAGTATGTACATATATTTATGCGAAGATATTCTCTGATCATCACAGATGACGGGAGGCAAAAACTTGCAGCCGAGATGCTACGCATAGGCAGTGAGAAGATCGCCGCCCGTGTCTTCACATTTCGCGAAATGGCAGCTGCCACGAAGAACTTCGACTCGGAAAACCTACTGGGTGAAGGTGGATTTGGGAGGGTGTACAAAGGGCAACTCAAAGGCAGCAACGAAGTAACGCCAACTTCAAAACCTCTTCATAATTTTGCACAAGATTCATAGCTTTTGAGTGACTCAAATTCACAATTGCCATCTCAGATTGTAGCAGTGAAGCAACTTGACAGAAATGGATTCCAAGGCAACAGGGAATTCCTGGTTGAGGTCTTCATGCTGAGCTTGTTACACCATCCAAACCTTGTTAAGTTGCTTGGCTACTGTGCTGATGGAGAACAAAGGATCTTAGTGTATGAGTGCATGCCGTTAGGTTCATTGGAGGATCATCTACTAGGTTTGTGCTGTATTATATCCCATTTCAAATTCAGATTCCATGCCTTGAAATCTCCTATTTCATATCTTTCTCTTGGTTTATGAAACTTCCAGATTTGGCACCAGATAGTAAGCCATTGGACTGGCTCACAAGGATGAAAATTGCAGCTGGTGCAGCCAAAGGACTGCAATACTTGCACGAGATTGCAAACCCACCAGTGATTTACAGAGATTTTAAGGCATCGAACATCCTTCTCGACGACGACTACAACCCAAAGTTGTCCGACTTCGGCCTTGCTAAGCTTGGTCCGACCGGAGACAAGACTCATGTGTCCACCAGAGTGATGGGGACCTATGGGTATTGTGCTCCGGAGTATGCATTGACAGGCCAGTTAACAACGATGTCGGATGTGTACAGTTTTGGAGTTGTATTCTTGGAGCTGATTACTGGAAGGAGAGCTATCGACACGACCAAACCGACGCGTGAGCAGAACTTGGTCCATTGGGTACGTCTACTAGTCCTGTTGTTTCAACTTGATCTCAGTACTTGATGATCAGGCCTTTGTATTGGCATGTGCACAGGCAGAGCCACTGTTCAAGGACAAGAGGAAATTCGTGGCAGTGGCTGATCCTCGGCTGGAGGGGAAGTACCCCATAAAGGGCCTGTATCAAGCTCTTGCTGTGGCTGCAATGTGCCTGCAAGAGGAGGCAAGCATAAGGCCTCTCATCAGTGATGTGGTCATTGCTCTCGAGTACCTGGCTAATCCAAGGACCAATGGCCCTGAAGAACCAACAACACCTGAAGCTGAACCAATTGCCAGCTCTGTGATAGTGGAAGATACTAGACATCTTGAAGAGAAAGAGTCAGAATTAGATGATCATATTCACCAAGAAAGCTATTCCTTCTCGAGCAGGGAAGATGAGCTGAATGATGTGGAATAGTGAGATGGGATGGGATGTTTTGCATCTACAATTGTTTTCTGCATTTTGATTGATTTGCTACATATATCAAGTGCATTGCTAGGCTTTTGAGTCTTAGAACTTGAATCATGGAGCAAAGAAAAGGCTTATGCTCTCGAGGAGTTTCATCCAAAAAACAATTATAACAATTGGATTAAATTGTATTTTGCTAGTTTATCCGCACACACATTGGCTTCATGGCATACAACCCATGATAAATATTGTAAATGTTAGGTAAGAACTAATCTAAACTGGAATTGAATAGTATTTTAAGAATTATAGAATATGTAGGTCCACATACATCTGCACCACTGCTATAAAATTAAAGGGAAATTAATTTATCTTCTAACTTCTATGAATCTATCGTCATGCATGATAAAGGATAACACCAAAGTTTTGATG
It contains:
- the LOC122028016 gene encoding uncharacterized protein LOC122028016, coding for MGNCIGLQKPVTWVDDGDGDDDWGFATRKLSRKHQEGAATVDIEEQVNAAAKSTEIRIKISKKQLEELLKQVEAEGLPLLQVLAGLGEVERHWRPKLQSIPEVAE
- the LOC122026280 gene encoding probable serine/threonine-protein kinase PBL23, encoding MADCLCLSKDEMKKPTMEERTTLRKKRFWRKKKALRKGHNLVSLVNKMSFKSDDGRQKLAAEMLRIGSEKIAARVFTFREMAAATKNFDSENLLGEGGFGRVYKGQLKGSNEIVAVKQLDRNGFQGNREFLVEVFMLSLLHHPNLVKLLGYCADGEQRILVYECMPLGSLEDHLLDLAPDSKPLDWLTRMKIAAGAAKGLQYLHEIANPPVIYRDFKASNILLDDDYNPKLSDFGLAKLGPTGDKTHVSTRVMGTYGYCAPEYALTGQLTTMSDVYSFGVVFLELITGRRAIDTTKPTREQNLVHWAEPLFKDKRKFVAVADPRLEGKYPIKGLYQALAVAAMCLQEEASIRPLISDVVIALEYLANPRTNGPEEPTTPEAEPIASSVIVEDTRHLEEKESELDDHIHQESYSFSSREDELNDVE